In the genome of Roseovarius sp. Pro17, the window CATCGGTCGACAGACAATATCCACCTCCCCGCACCGTCGTGATCAGCTTGGGACGCATGGGATCCTTTTCAATCCTGCGACGCAGCTTGCTGACCTGATTGTCGATCGTCCTATCAAACAGGCCGGGCGCCCGTCCGGCGGTCAAATCCAGAAGCTGCTCACGCGTCAGAACGAGGCGCGGCCGCTCCAGAAGGACGGTGAGGAGCTTGAACTCTGACACCGAGAGCTGTGTCTCTAGCCCCCCATCATCTATTAGAACGCGCGTGTCAGTATTCAGCGTCTGGTGCCCAAACGTGACGCGCCGGCCCGTCAAAGACCTCGCGAACATCTCCGGCTGAGCGGACCGTCGCAAGATGGCCTTTATGCGCGCCAGCAATTCGCGCGGATTGAAGGGCTTGGCCAGATAGTCATCTGCACCGACTTCGAGGCCGACGATGCGGTCCATCTCTTCGCCAAGAGCAGTGAGCATCAGGATTGGTATCGATCCATTGGAGGATAAACGCCGGCAGACAGAAAGCCCGTCCTCTCCTGGCATCATGACATCCAGCACAATAAGATCGAACCGGCTCTTGGCCAATTCCGCATCCATTTCAGGCGCATTTTCGGCCTTCGTAACCCGCATCCCGTTCTTCACGAGGTATCGCGACACTGCGTTTCGAATTTCAAGGCTGTCGTCGACGACAAGGATATGAGGCACATCTGGCATGACGCGTTAATATAGGTTTTGTCTCGAGATGTATCCACCACTTGTCTGAAAAATGTAACGAAATGTATCATCGGTCCGCTACGTTACAAGCCGTTACAAAGCTACCCGCGCGACCCATTGCGAATGACTGCGCCATGCTCAAGTTGGGGTCATCGACAACGAGAGCAGAAGGAAATTCACAATGAAACGCAATGCCATCCAAATCTTCGCCCTGATCGGCGCCATCTCCGCAGGCGGCGTCGCCCATGCAGACAACGGATTCAAAACAGGCCATCACAAATTTCAAGCGCAGAGCGCTGGAACGAACTCGGGAGTAATGATGAAAAGCAGTGTCGGGCATA includes:
- a CDS encoding response regulator, encoding MPDVPHILVVDDSLEIRNAVSRYLVKNGMRVTKAENAPEMDAELAKSRFDLIVLDVMMPGEDGLSVCRRLSSNGSIPILMLTALGEEMDRIVGLEVGADDYLAKPFNPRELLARIKAILRRSAQPEMFARSLTGRRVTFGHQTLNTDTRVLIDDGGLETQLSVSEFKLLTVLLERPRLVLTREQLLDLTAGRAPGLFDRTIDNQVSKLRRRIEKDPMRPKLITTVRGGGYCLSTDVEEAG